From Demequina lutea, a single genomic window includes:
- a CDS encoding putative Ig domain-containing protein, whose protein sequence is MRTHTRSHLARVALALASGLVLATLAPLTAQAATSTYQVTSTITVGSGPDGVAVNATTNTIYVTNYWGNSVSVINGATGVVTSAIIVGSGPRGVAVNATTNTVYVTNSGGTNIIGNSVSVIDGATGTVTSTITVGSNPYAVAVNATTNTVYVANEYGNSVSVIDGATGLVTSTITVGPWPYGVAVDATTNTVYVTNYWGNSVSVIDGLKGVVTSTIPVGSNPFGVAVNATTNTVYVTNESDNSVSVIDGATGAVTSTIPVGSHPFGVAVDATTNTVYVANYLGSSVSVIDGLKGVVTSTIPVGSYPSAVAVNATTNTVYVANANDGTVSVISVAAVVAPSITTSTLPAATVGTPYSATVAAGTGPITFTVSSGTLPAGLTLNSTTGVVSGTPTSTGSATFTLTATNSAGTNSKTYTVTVAAAAVVPSITTSTLPAATVGTPYSATVAAGTGPITFTVSSGTLPAGLTLNSTTGVVSGTPTSTGSATFTLTATNSAGTNSKTYTVAVAAAAVVPSITTSTLPAATVGTPYSATVAAGTGPITFTVSSGTLPAGLTLNSTTGVVSGTPTSTGSATFTLTATNSAGTNSKTYTVTVAAAAVVAPVLAATGFDVLPWGVGGVLTLLVGAVLLVLAAKYRRSHAA, encoded by the coding sequence ATGAGAACTCACACGCGGTCACATCTGGCACGGGTAGCGCTCGCACTCGCGAGTGGTTTGGTCCTGGCCACCCTCGCTCCGCTGACCGCGCAAGCGGCAACGTCGACCTATCAGGTGACCTCCACCATCACTGTGGGCTCAGGCCCGGACGGTGTGGCGGTGAATGCGACCACGAACACCATCTACGTCACCAACTACTGGGGCAATTCGGTGTCGGTGATCAACGGGGCGACGGGCGTGGTGACCTCCGCCATCATTGTGGGCTCAGGCCCGAGGGGTGTGGCGGTGAATGCGACCACGAACACCGTCTACGTCACCAACTCCGGCGGCACTAACATTATCGGCAATTCGGTGTCGGTGATCGATGGGGCGACCGGCACGGTGACCTCCACCATCACTGTGGGCTCCAACCCGTACGCGGTGGCGGTGAATGCGACCACGAACACCGTCTACGTCGCCAACGAGTACGGCAATTCGGTGTCGGTGATCGATGGGGCGACCGGCTTGGTGACCTCCACCATCACTGTGGGCCCCTGGCCGTACGGGGTGGCGGTGGATGCGACCACGAACACCGTCTACGTCACCAACTACTGGGGCAATTCGGTGTCGGTGATCGATGGGTTGAAGGGCGTGGTGACCTCCACCATCCCTGTGGGCTCCAACCCGTTCGGGGTGGCGGTGAATGCGACGACGAACACCGTCTACGTCACCAACGAGTCCGACAATTCGGTGTCGGTGATCGATGGGGCGACCGGCGCGGTGACCTCCACCATCCCTGTGGGCTCTCACCCGTTCGGGGTGGCGGTGGATGCGACCACGAACACCGTCTACGTCGCCAACTACCTGGGCAGTTCGGTGTCGGTGATCGATGGGTTGAAGGGCGTGGTGACCTCCACCATCCCTGTGGGCTCCTACCCGTCCGCGGTGGCGGTGAATGCGACCACGAACACCGTCTACGTCGCCAACGCGAACGACGGTACGGTGTCGGTCATTTCGGTGGCTGCTGTGGTGGCCCCGTCGATCACGACCAGCACGCTTCCTGCCGCGACAGTGGGCACACCGTATTCCGCAACCGTTGCTGCAGGCACCGGGCCGATCACGTTCACCGTGTCATCGGGAACCCTGCCCGCCGGACTCACCCTGAACTCCACCACCGGGGTGGTGTCAGGGACCCCAACCTCGACAGGCTCTGCGACGTTCACGCTCACCGCAACGAACAGTGCCGGAACAAACTCGAAGACCTACACGGTCACGGTTGCAGCCGCCGCTGTGGTCCCGTCGATCACGACCAGCACGCTTCCTGCCGCGACAGTGGGCACACCGTATTCCGCAACCGTTGCTGCAGGTACCGGGCCGATCACGTTCACCGTGTCATCGGGAACCCTGCCCGCCGGACTCACCCTGAACTCCACCACCGGGGTGGTGTCAGGGACCCCAACCTCGACAGGCTCTGCGACGTTCACGCTCACCGCAACGAACAGTGCCGGAACAAACTCGAAGACCTACACGGTTGCGGTTGCAGCCGCCGCTGTGGTCCCGTCGATCACGACCAGCACGCTTCCTGCCGCGACAGTGGGCACACCGTATTCCGCAACCGTTGCTGCAGGTACCGGGCCGATCACGTTCACCGTGTCATCGGGAACCCTGCCCGCCGGACTCACCCTGAACTCCACCACCGGGGTGGTGTCAGGGACCCCAACCTCGACAGGCTCTGCGACGTTCACGCTCACCGCAACGAACAGTGCCGGGACAAACTCGAAGACCTACACGGTCACGGTTGCAGCAGCCGCTGTGGTGGCGCCTGTTCTGGCAGCCACCGGATTCGACGTTCTGCCTTGGGGTGTTGGTGGAGTCCTAACATTGCTTGTCGGTGCCGTGCTACTCGTCCTAGCGGCAAAGTACCGTCGAAGCCACGCTGCTTAG